One Hordeum vulgare subsp. vulgare chromosome 4H, MorexV3_pseudomolecules_assembly, whole genome shotgun sequence DNA window includes the following coding sequences:
- the LOC123446605 gene encoding phosphatidylinositol transfer protein 2-like, which produces MVQIKEFRIIMPMSMEEYEIGLSYTIIKMEQQNTNGKEGVEVLQQVPFEDEELGKGQFTSKVYNLQSKIPTWMKGFASASALAVHEDSWSAYPKSRTVIKCPLFSKCSLTIDTVIRPDNGCSENAHNLNSQQLAAREVEVVDIASVSRDYWSKVITAPKVDLTTFKSQRTDRGPLLDGWMNSCRPVMTIYKLVITDAPIWGLGERLEDCLITGERALFLSCHRLCFAWIDEWYGMTMEQIREMERHTDLHLKKTLKQAAKPRSKNEGKRKSLKDEIAVMGSCT; this is translated from the exons ATGGTTCAGATCAAGgaatt CCGAATCATCATGCCTATGTCGATGGAGGAG TATGAGATAGGGCTCAGCTACACCATCATCAAGATGGAGCAGCAGAATACAAATGGCAAGGAGGGCGTGGAGGTGCTGCAGCAGGTCCCTTTTGAGGACGAGGAGCTCGGCAAGGGCCAATTCACCTCGAAAGTTTATAATTTACAGAG TAAAATTCCAACTTGGATGAAGGGCTTTGCATCTGCGAGTGCTCTCGCCGTACATGAGGACTCGTGGTCCGCGTATCCAAAGAGCAGAACAG TGATCAAG TGCCCGCTTTTTAGCAAGTGTTCACTGACGATTGACACTGTGATTAGACCTGACAACGGATGCTCTGAAAAT GCGCACAATTTAAACAGCCAGCAGCTAGCTGCAAGGGAGGTAGAGGTCGTCGACATCGCGTCGGTATCGCGGGACTACTGGAGCAAGGTGATCACTGCTCCAAAAGTCGACCTCACAACATTCAAGTCGCAACGGACTGACCGAGGCCCTCTTTTGGATGGGTGGATG AATTCATGCCGTCCCGTGATGACCATATACAAGCTGGTGATCACGGATGCTCCCATCTGGGGCTTGGGCGAACGGCTCGAAGACTGCCTCATCACG GGGGAGAGGGCGCTGTTTCTGTCGTGCCACCGGCTGTGCTTCGCGTGGATAGACGAGTGGTACGGCATGACCATGGAGCAGATCCGGGAGATGGAGAGGCACACGGACCTACACCTCAAGAAG ACTCTGAAACAGGCTGCAAAACCCAGGAGCAAGAACGAGGGCAAGAGGAAGTCCCTCAAAGACGAGATCGCAGTCATGGGGAGCTGCACGTAG